In the Zingiber officinale cultivar Zhangliang chromosome 5A, Zo_v1.1, whole genome shotgun sequence genome, GCACCATCAGGCATGAGGTGAGGAAAACACAATTCCATATTGATACGATGCCACTTTGCGGATCCAGTATCCACTTCCTCCGAGGATCAAGGTCCTCAGCAAAAACTTCAGAACCCAGAGGGCTGTAAGCATCAATTTTATTGGTTATCAATGCAGATTTTGAGACAAGTTGCACGGATTTGGTTGCTTTCTCCTTCCGATGGTGATAGAACCTAAAAAACGAACAGAGTGAGGGAAGCGTAAACCCAGCAAAGTGTAAATTacaagaaggaaggaaggaaatTGAACAAAAAGAACCTCTTTTCTAGGTTTGGCTGCTGTAACATCTCGAGTAACCAAACcttctcaaaaattaaaactacCTCTAATACCAGTTATTACGGTTTCGAACTCACCTCAGGCCTCCTTCCTTCACAGGCTCCATCTCGTCATCCGCTCTTCTCGGCTCGGGCTAGGCTTTATCCCTGATCTGGCGACGGCGGTGGCTCAAGTGAAGTACAGATGCAACTCCCAACGACGTTCCTACCTACACGTAACTCCAGTAGAAAGCAATTGAGCGAAAGAAGGAGAATAGAACCCAGAGTGATTCTTTTTAATCTGGAAAAGAAAAAGGTGGCACTTTTGTCAAGCGGGCATCGGATTCGCAAAGAGAAACGAGGAAAATGCGGGAGTAGAAGATTTTCCCATCGAAGGCGGGTACGGGTAAGAAAGAAGAACATCCTTCTTCGTCCCTTCGACTGCGGACGCAGAAGAACTACGAGGACAAGGAAAAAGCGGAGACGGCACCAAAGAAGTTCAGCAGACATTAGAGACTGATGACAGGGGACATCAGCGGGAAGATACGAGGCTTCAAAACAGAACCGGCCCGGCCCACATCATATTTTCATTAGTTCTATAATTAATTAGTTGAATAAAACAAAATCCTTTTTTCCATAAGAAATCCTTAATCTCAATCTATATCCCTTATTAATGGTCGCTGCGCTTCATAATTCTTTCACTGTTGCTCCTATCGTTGTTCATGTGTGGATTGACACCACACTAGTTGAGATCCGCAGGATGCAGCACCTGTTGGACTGCTGCTCCACCTGTTGGACTGCTGCTCCACGTCAAACTGCAGCTGTGTGATCTCGAGGCAAATTACATAACAAATCTTTTGTTCAGGAAGCATCAAAAGATCACCTGACGACTGAAGATGTCTTGCGTCCTAGGGTTCGCACCTTGTGATGTATAACCTCCGAAACCACAGTGTAGGTAGGTAGGTAGGTCCTTAAGgtgtttgataaaatgaaaaCTGGACGTAGTATGATAGTTATCTGCATCGTCCATCAATGTATTAAAGTAGAATTATAGCTGTCTTGACTGAGAAAGAAGAGATGCAATGCATTATGCATATGGCAAGACTTATTAAACTATGCTGTAACAGATTGACTTTTTGATGAATAATTGGACCTGGAGGCGCAATGGTAAGCACCAGACCAAAAACCACATGAGTTGTTCAGATATTGAACTATCTGAGAGTTGCTGATCCTTTTCAGAAAAGATCATTGAGATAGTTCAATGGAATTATATACACGAATTTGGCACAACACTGATGaataacactacaaaaaaaatagaCATCAGTGGTTTGTAAAGACCTATACCAGCAGTTTACGACAGCTGCTAAACTTATTGCACTGGTTACCCAACTGTTGCAGGTGTTGGCGGTACTAAAGACAACCGAAGTGGTAAAACAAACTAGTGGTTTAAGCCTTGAAGTCGCTTCTGATACATACTAATAGCAGCGGTTCTGAATCGATTCAGATGTAAACGTATAGAAGCGATCATGACCGCTTCTATAGATCAATATGACTCGGCTTAAGGTGGACTTTTAGGAGAGGTGAGTAACCGATTCGGAAGGTTAACTTGTAGAAACGATTACAACCAATCCTATAAGTTACTATGCAATTAAAAAAATGACTTTTAGAAGTGGTACAAAACCGATACAAAAGGATGATTTATTAGAGGTAGTTGTAGACCGATTTAGAAAATGGACTTTTAGAAGTAGCTGTAACCGATCATATAAGTTGCTTATACAATGGTGACACTATCTATAGGCACAGTTATAAACCGCTGCTAATTATATGGATTTACCAATTTTAAAAATGCTCCTATATCATATTGTACCTATATATTTACAAACTAAATGTCCAATTTAAATCAATTGACAATATCCATATTTCACTtctcaaatttaatttatattcatAACACATAATAGTATTATCGAATCAACAAGTCATATTCATATTTAAGTTCAAATATTCATCACTCATTTAACACCACATTATACCACTAATACAATCCTTTCTTTAATCTCTAAAATATATATACAAACTTCAATAACAAGTTTTCTCCATAAAAAAAACATCAAATGACATTTGCTCCAAGCGACAAAAGGTATTTGCTCCAAACGATAAAAAGTATTTGCTCCAACCTTCAATACTAACTTTCAAAGAATGGAAAGacaaagaatgaaaaaaaaaaaacataaaagactaagcaaacaaaattaaaattctagtttaaGATTCATATACAAGCATGCTGAGCTTCGAAGAGAATTCTGTTGGCATAAAGTGGTCAGCTTCTCAGACTACTGTTGGTCAGCTTCTCAGACTTAAAGTTCAAATTAGAATTCTATTATCTTTGCATTGTTGGTCAGCTTCTCCGACTTCTGTTGGTATAAAGTGGGTTTGGTTGATAGGAACAACTATTTCATTCACCATGGATTCTTTTAAATAAgcattattatattatatttgttgTGAAAATGAACTCGGAATGACACAAGTTCTCAAGGAATAACTATTACAAATTACTAATTACTTTCAACTCGTTTACAAACCActaaactaattaatttaaatcaaTAGGATTATTGAAATGTAAGTTTTAGAGGAACAAGCGTAGAAGAATAGTATAAAAAAACTCATATGACTAGGAttatgaattaatttattttaaacttcaatttaaaaaatagaaaatcaaaaatactctaataaaaatatttgtaattaaaataccAACCTCTCTAGTTATTATCTGATTCTATTGATGGGAGGATCTACACTTATATTCTTCCACAGTTGATTGAACTTGTTGTTTCATAATATTTGCAAACATAGCTGCCatctataaaaataaataaatttgctattaTGTACTTAACTATACAACTAATTTTAGACAATTATTTTTTTAGTGAGAAATATTCTTACTTGTGCCGGTAATAATTCGGGTCCATGAGATCCCCCAACACTTTCCGACATCATACTTAGTATTACTCGTGCAAAATTTTAGAATTGATCATTTTCTTGCATTTGTTTTTTCATCTGCTCTATTTTCGTTTGTCGTTTTGCTACTCGCAACTTCATATCtttaattttctctctcatttccTTAAATTTGTCTATCAAATCTGAATTAGAGTGATAATCTTGTCAATACATTGAGTTGCGTTTACATTGCTCTGGGAATACTTGGTTAGGCAGCGCACCAGCTCCTAAACATCGCACTCGACCAGAATGCTGGGGTCTAAAAACCTCACTATATAAAGAATATAAGTAAAGTCGAACTATGTGTAACAACTtttacaaaaatgaaataaaattataagtAAATTATTAACAAAATGTCTCCTCGTGGATTTCCAGTGGTTGTGTTCCTTCATGTTTTTCTTGGAGGAGATGATATACAATCTCTCTAAGTAAattctaacaaaaaaaataaattgttaatataataaaaaaaatatttaaaagtcaATTTTAAAAGTGAAACATATTATTACCTTAATTCGTATTGCCTCATCATCAATAGCGGTACCTCCTTTCTTTCTACTTCTTCGACTCAATTGTTGTATTTCAATATAACTCGATTTTCTACCATTCTCTTGAGACTAACAAGATAAAAATTCCACATTTAATGCCATATATTAATAGTATAAATTATTCTATATGTGCAACGACTTATATTGCTAATTTACACATTCCATCAAAAGCTAACTAATATACATTACATTGCTTGTAATTAATATCCAGAATCCCATAAAACCTTGGAACGTCAAGGATAAGAGCATTAAAGTGTAAAACAAAAAATGAACAGTGAGCAACTAACTATAaggaagagaaaaataatttcaattcttttaaatttatattcCAATGATGGAATACTAATGTGTCCCTGTGCATGAGTCCCTTTCTTTTTGTTTGCATTTTCTTTAttgatttttcaagttttctagcacaaaaatttataatgaaattataacaTCTATAAGCatatgttaaaaataattcatattaGTTATATCTCAGCAGACTTCCAATAGTTACATAAAATCTTCGCAAGTTTGAGGTGTCAATCCATAAGGAATGGGTTGTATTGCAACAAGCTCTTCTAGTGGAGTATTTGAATCATAAGATGTAGCTTTCATTTCAATCCTCCACCGTCTCCATGCAGCCCCCGTCATTTGCATTATAACTCTTCTATGGTGATTGGGGATACAAAAACATGCCTATAAACATAAAATGAAATATGTTAATGctttaaattcaaaattgaaattaaacacTTGTAAACATACGGTAACAAGTTTACATGCATCATTCAAGAGATTTGTCAGTATTTTTCTCCAATCTAAAAAGCTTAGGAGCAACACAACTCCATTCCGTGCAATAGTCCTAATAAAATTTGCAAGCATCGATTATAAATTACCATAAGGTTATCCCCTTTCATTGAATTTTACTACCAGCATATGATCGGGATGTAATGAATGAATATCTCTCATAATAGTCTTGCCACATTTTTTTTCTGAGCTTGGGATGAAGACATGATCTCATTTTCATCTGAAAAATATAATTTACACTTAGTGttgcaaaaaataatttattgttCATATCCAAAAGTATTTTTCACCTTGATTATTAACCTCCTCATTTTGTATCTCCAATGGTGAATGGGATGTTGTGTTTagtgattcattttcatgatcaaCTCCTCTGTTACTTGATTCTTCTCCCCAAGATCAACTTTGGCTATTTTGGATTAGCTTTCACATTCCTTTGTTTACCATTTTGAAAGTTACCTACAAATCACAATATAGAAATATGAATGAAGTTTGAAGTGTAAAATCAGAAACTATCATAGAATGTTCAAGCATAATGGTCACATTTCACTTTTTTTACTGAAAAAGATAAGCAATCTAGAAGGTAAATCGTGCTCAACCAACTCAAATATGAATTTTTAACCGCTCCCTATTTTTGTTTTTTCAAGCAAAGTTAGAGGTGGAAAGGAATATTCAGAAGAATAGAGCTCGAAGTTCTACGCACTTAAGATCAACTAACAACTTCTAGATCCTATATTCTCCTATGAGATATAAATTCAAATCATGGCATTAGATTAAAGCTACGTAACACAAGGGTCAATTATGCAAGGAGTGTGTTGGCTTACTATAGCCATTATTTGCACACTTGACCTATAGTGCAAATCCAAACATCTGGTTTGTTTCTTAGGCTGGTCCATATGAAGTAGCACATTATTGATCAATGGAACAATGGTTAACTCTTGGACAAAATTTCATTTGTAAATACCTGTTGGGttataaaaattaaagaaatcaaGGTTCACTGCATTTTTAGTTAAAACATAAGCTGAAGCTATCAGTCAATATCACTTATATTACAATCACTTATATCATAATCCTGATACAAGCTTTGGACAGAAAACAAAGATTTAATAAGCTGGAAGATTCAGGCGCTGCTTGTTTGGGGGGTTTGGAATGGGAATGGAATGAAACTTGGTGCTTGGTTTGGGGAAATGATGGGACCTACGGATTCATTTCTCTAAATATAGGAATGGGGCATTCCTGAGTATTATGAGGGGTATGAGAATCATTCCCGTTTCATTAATATTTACAATCATTTCCATATCCTTTCCCATTCCCTTACCCGAACCAAGCGCCCCCTCAATAAGCTTATATCTAGTAAGATTATCTTTGAACGAAAAACAAAGATGGAATATACATGTGACAACTAAATGGATATAAGATTCATCATTTTGATAATGCCCGGAAAAAACCCCTAAACAAATTCCAAAAGCAAGAGTCgttactgttggatcgaaaagcgctagaggggagggggtgaatagcgctcgtggctttcacttttcgtttcggAAAATCAACGAGTAAATGCAGCGAAAATATAAAACACTGAGACACAAGCaaacacagggatttacttggtttggagcatgtggtgactcctactccaaggctcacgctcgttgaacgtttactttgagtaacaactataagctcacaAATATTACAAGATATGATTACAATAATACTGTACTGAaaaactataccgacaacaagaaattgaAACTTCACAACTTCGGGTCATCGAGGTCTTATTATAGCTCAATCAGATCGTCTCGTTAGTAGTACGCTGAAGAAAGATGGTCTTTTTGATGATCTCCTAAGCCTCTGCTCGAGACAGGCTTATATAagtcgttgagggcgcctccatcaccggCGGATTCGCAGCATGCATAAGATCCGCGACTCCCGCTGCTTATCCTCTTGAGGGCTTCTCTGATGCCCTTAAGGGTGCCTCCAAGTCCATCTGAGGCGCCTCAGCACTCCAAGAGGGCGCCTTTAATCCGACTTTTTACGCAACTTCTGCCAAagcatccgaggcacctccaagctccatggtggCACCTCGAACACTGTTTATCCGGGGATTTGAGTTCTTTTTAcgtcctgcaagatatgttagtccacaaaacaacaacatatcctgcaaaacaaagttagcatactaTAAACATGATAAccaaagtatttgacagtctccagactgtctggttctgactttggatttctgttcggaaatcctaggtcaaactgacgtctactgttccctcagcgggaaacgcgtcctcacctactccactcaggagagtatacctgttgtcaGTTCGATTCTTcatatcgactggactttttctcagcatcCGAATCTTCAggtctttccgctggacgtccgctccacgacccgcccagactttccaCCCGATCGGTAACAccgagattttcacctagagtttccgACTCTAAGACTTTTGCCCAAAGACCTCGActcgccaaggctttccgcctagggttaccaccccctaggaattagggttaccaccccttaggaatTTCTgtctgcctaaccgcaactaggacttttgcctaagacatcttaggacttttcctgtaaACTCGttcaaacacattagatcacaaataaccttaactttaaatcctttatcattatcaaaactcaggttcgatcatcggatgcttcctacaccaacagtTACCTGTAAAAAGAGGTTAAAGGATCAAAGATAGGGCGAACAAAGAGAGGTCGAAGGATAAAGCCCCTAACAGCAAATAGGAATGTCCAATCCTATGTAGAAGGCTCCCAAAATCAAtaagcaaaaaaataaaaaactcggAAACAGAGACAAAGGAATCGACAACAACGATAGGTCAAATAGTATAGGCGGAGGTTATCCTAGCTGTGTATCTAGGAGGCGACGGAGGTTCTCCTACTTGTGTAACTGGAAGGAGGCGGAGGTTGGAGGCAGAGGTTGGAGGTTGGAGGCGGAGGTTATCCTAGTTGCATACCTGTGAGGAGACGGAGGTTCTCCTGACTGTGTAACTGGAAGGAGGCGGAGGTCGAAGGTCGGAGGCGGAGGTCAGAACGAGGCTGTTAGCGATAGTGTGTCCGTGGAATTGAATCGGGAAATAGCGGGCCGGTGTGTAAGGTAAGGTGAGGAGGGAGATAATAGCGAGAATGTGATATTTTGGGTGCAGTGTGACGGAGGGAAGTTAATATAAAGGCTCATttgtattattaattttattatttatttaattttaataaattaattttaaaaaaattaggaaTGTAAATTATGTTAAGGtaatgaaattttttattaaaattttgaaatacaaAGAAAAGTGTTAGGTTATAAAATTTGATATGGATTTGATTAAAACATTGTTTAATTGTTTAACCAATTATAATTTTATCACCATtaacacttaaaaaaattattacccAAGAAAAACTAAATCAAGAAATAACCTCGAAAAACAAAATCAAAGACAATTTAAGAAGTGAATGTGTAAAGATACTTCTATAGGATGCAATTAATTTGATGGGTTGCTGGAATAGAGAGGGTCGCGGAGCAAGAAAGGGTCGCTGGAACAGAAAGGACGGATGGAATTGTGAAAATAACATCAGATGCgatcatgttttttttaaatctcGTATGTGACCTTTTGAAGCGGTTTTAAACCGCTGCTATAACAATCATATAGAATCGATTTCGTAAACCGATTCTATATGTAGCTAACAGCGACAATTTCTTAACCGCTTCTAAAAATGATCTACTGAACTGATTTTAGAAGTAGTTTAGTTAGACTGATTATATTGATTCAATTTTTACAATCGTTTTATCAATTGTTGTTAATTTTCTGATTCTTATGTCTATTTTTTTAGAGTAAGCTCGAGTTTATGCctatttttgagttttaatttgtcCCATCTCATAAATTCTATAGACTCTTTAGAGGACTTATAAAAGTGTGTGTATTTTTTTACTACTAGATATATTTTAATTCATCAATTATCGATAATTTTATAGGAAATGATTTCACACGGTGCGTAAGTAAACAATACATATGTAAAATACCGAGAAGAAATATAGCTGCGACTGTGCTGAAAGGTCTAAGTAGGCATGCAATCCATGACAACAGTAACGATTGAGATGGCAGCATAGACAGGCGTTGAATCGGGCACAGTCCTGTCTCTCTCCTTTGCCTCATCATCCGCATTCAATGGATTTGACAACAGCTGGTATCAGGAAAGACGCATCGATATGATCATGCATGTCACCAACTACGTTAGCTTCTACCGACTGTGCGTAATGAATCATGCACATACGAGAAGCAAGATTAGACTGAAAAGAGATGGCTCATCCAGACATGTGGAACATGCATGCATGGGATTTAATGCAGCCCACGAGTGATCACTGAGATGTTCACATGCACTTTGTCTTCCTTCAGTCCTCATTGTGCGTGTGAGACGATATCATTATATCAACAGTCGCTGCAAATTCTTCATTTAAGTAGCACCACTTTAAGAAATACCTATCAGATATACACCCAATTAGTCATGGGCTGAATCACTCTTGGATTAGGATGAAGTTCTATCcatttttaaaaatctataagtaaaattttatttcctcATTTTATTTTAACTCATATTATCTATAGTAATTTTATTTCAGTCCTTATTTCTTCCTATTAaattatcaaaaattttaattaaacataaattttcctttatttattgttTCACCTCCCTACGCGTATTGTTATATCTGTGCATAAGTAGTCGGTGCTGCTGTCTTCCTTATTCCTCCTAGCATGCGTCTAACTGCGATTTGACTAGTACAATCACAACAAACCTTGTCCTTATTAGGGTGCTATATCTGTGGGGCATTGTCGCAGCCGCAGTCACGACCCTGTCGTCACTATCTTTCTCCCTGACCACCATGACATCACATTCATTGCTATCCCCGTTTATAATTTTATCGTCATTGTTCTCCCTGCCACAAGCGACGTTAACTCCGCCCTGTCGTCACGACTCAACCACAATCATCGCCGTTGGAACACCAGCGTCGACAATCAACCCCaggtaattttaaattttggctACGCCCCTGCAATTAGTATACTAAACCAATTACATTATTCAAAATAATTATGTGGAGAAAATTGTTTACGtttggtttaaattttttttggaattcgAGCTTAGTTCAGGTATAGTTTgtatttgattcatttatataTTATCGAACtctaaacttaaatttatttgattatttgaaattttactttttaagcttatttgattaattattgagtttcataatacaaatttatttgtttgttttaattttttttttatttatttattatgataaaaattttattaatgaatatgatttagTTCATGAACATTATTCATGGATGCTGTTCATTAATATTAACAAgctaaatatatatgttaaaaaaaattatttaatttaatgagttagtAAGTTTGTTCCTTTAATTGATCTAGATATATAAAATGAACATGAACAAATTCTTATAAATtgaatatcaaatttatttttatttatgagTGTTCGGTTCATTTACCATCCTACGTGCATCCAATTACTTTACGTCTAGTTGTGGTGGCGGCGCCTACAATATCGACCAAACTCTGCCACTGATCTCAATCGCTGTGACATTTAATTTCTTGGTACAACCATATCAAGAACAGGCACTGTTTCTCGATTTGATATGCCTTCGGGAAGCCAATAATATAGCTCCAGATTCAAGTGTGCCTATTTATACTCCTCCCTGTGAAATTCTACTTCTTCCATTTTGCATTGATGATCTGCATGGCTAGGTCAGTGGCGATGAAGAGGAGGAGGATTAGCAGATCATCAGGAATGGTGAAGAAGCCACTTCAGCGTGCGGTGCTAAGGAAGATGAGGCGGCTTAAGGAGCTGGTCCCAGGATGCTGCAGGAACACTGCGATTGGTTTTGAGGAATTGCTGAGGACGACTGCACAGTACGTTACAttcctggagttgaagataattATTCTTAAGAGGACAATAGATCTTCGTGGAGGgtttaataaatctaattagcACTAATTAATAAGCGTTAGTTGTTATCAAGAACCATGTTTAATTGCATGCTGAAGGTGCTAGTTGTCCGAGTGTTTCTACTGTAAGTTTTTCTTTCAAGGTAATTAATATTGCAGCAGTGCTACTGTCTCTCTGTGGTATCTTGAAATCGATATCGCCTATGTTTGCATGAATAAATATTAATTGCATCTCTAGTTCAGACGTAAGTACAAAGTAATCAATGTTCACGAGTGAAGAAAGGATTAGTCTTAATTAGCAGAAACATTGCTCGTCATTTTGTTATAATTTGAAGTCAATTAGTAGAGGTTTCACAGTTTAATATTATAATGAACTACACTTCTATCTATAACAGCGGCTAGTGCCCAAAATCacaattatataaaatttattgtgGTTCAATAATTATGAAGAACATTCACTTCGTTagatcttctccttctcttcttttttctccttttttatataTCACATGCGATTGAGCTCAGCCTTCGACCTAACTTATGGGATATTATAAGGGGTATTACATAAAATATCATAAAGATGTTCTTCATATTAATCTATTTTCATTATAAAGAAAAAGCTAATACAAAAGCATGCACCTCAATttgtataaaaaaataatatggaGAGAGCGGTGTTTATAGCATGCCATGCCATATTACAGCAACACGCTGAATTGAGTGATAAAGCAGAATGGAACAGTCGCACATCTTGTCACCCATGTCTCACGGATCTTGCCaactcaatttttaaaaattaatttccgtTATTTCTCTTCTAATTATCACATTCATTTtcgtcattttttttaaaaaggacaatttttattaaatttttttacctCAAATTGTTCATACTGAGAGTTTACAATTAATTAACAACTGCCTAATCTCAATGTAAATGCTTGTGATTATTTACACTTCAAATTATGCCGTTGCTCGGCTTGCAGGCTTTCCACGTCTCTCCGTGCTTCTCGAAACTTCACCGAATCCTTTCACGGGTTGCACCTATTTAACTGTCGAAGAAAAAAAGTGGGGCCTTATGTTACGTTTCATCCGATTAGTTGAAATTGGTGGGGCCGGCAGGTTGTCGAACGCTCACTTCACCCCCAGTGGTTACACTACTTATTCACAaactattatttaaaaaaaaaagaaattgaaaataaaactaACAAACAATGTGGCATGAATTAACCCATTTAAAAATAGCgaaaataatgataaaaaatgGTTTAAACCCTACACGCTCTTGTTGTTGAGCCGGTAACCGTAGTAAGAAAGGTACCATTTCACGAACTTTTTGAGGCCGGTGTCCAGGTTGGTGGTGGGCTTGTAGCCGAGCTCGGCTCGAGCCGAGCTGATGTTGGCGTGGGTGAAGGGCACATCGCCGTTCCCCGGCATCTCCAGCACGTGCTTCTTCGCCTTCACTTTCAGATGGCGCTCCAGGATTCTCACCAGAGCCGGCACGGTCACCGGAGATGTGTTTCCCAGGTTGCAGATCCGGTACTGCGCCGGCCGCCGCTTCTTTCCGCCGCTCCCTGTACTCGCCTCCGCCGTGTCCAGCGCTGCAACGCACCCTCGGACGATGTCGTCGATGTAGGTGAAGTCGCGCGCGAGATCGGCGCCGTCGCGGCGTCGGTAGATGTTGATGGGCTTGCCCTGTAGGATGTTGCGGGTGAAGGAGTAGTAGGCCATGTCGGGCCGGCCCCACGGTCCGTATACGGTGAAGAAGCGGAGACCAGTGATGGAGAGGCCGTAGATGTGGTTGTATACGTGGGTGATCTCCTCGCCGGCCTTCTTGGTGGCGGCGTAGAGGGAGGCCGGTCGGTCGGTACGGTGCGACTCGGAAAAGGGAACCTTGTCGTTGAGGCCGTagacggaggaggaggaggcccaGATGACGGAGGGCTGTGGATCAGCAGACTTGCAGGCCTCCAGGAGGGTGACGAGCCCGGCGACGTTGCTGTGCACGTACGACGCCGGATTCTCAATGGCGTAGCGGACGCCGGCCTGAGCTGCGAGGTGCATCACGTGGGTGAAGGGGACGGTGTCGAACAGCTTGGCCAGGAGGCGAGCATCGTTGACATCGCCCTCCACGACGAAGACCCCTTGGGAATCAAGCAGCGCTTTGCGGGCCTTCTTTAGGGAGGGGTCGTAGTAGGCGTTGAAGTTATCAAGCCCGACGACGCCATCCCCGCGGCGGCGGAGGGCCAACGAAACGTGTGAGCCAACGAACCCAGCGGCGCCGGTAATGAGAACCGTGATCCCGTCGGGGCGGGTCACGGCTGCGGAAGAGC is a window encoding:
- the LOC121981662 gene encoding UDP-glucuronate 4-epimerase 1-like, which translates into the protein MKLRVIDDDLFPSTPGKVKIERTHALNRQLHRCFASTSTLFLWALLLVALTASYLSFRSFVATSSRYFTATWGGLHWERQIRSSAAVTRPDGITVLITGAAGFVGSHVSLALRRRGDGVVGLDNFNAYYDPSLKKARKALLDSQGVFVVEGDVNDARLLAKLFDTVPFTHVMHLAAQAGVRYAIENPASYVHSNVAGLVTLLEACKSADPQPSVIWASSSSVYGLNDKVPFSESHRTDRPASLYAATKKAGEEITHVYNHIYGLSITGLRFFTVYGPWGRPDMAYYSFTRNILQGKPINIYRRRDGADLARDFTYIDDIVRGCVAALDTAEASTGSGGKKRRPAQYRICNLGNTSPVTVPALVRILERHLKVKAKKHVLEMPGNGDVPFTHANISSARAELGYKPTTNLDTGLKKFVKWYLSYYGYRLNNKSV